The Lutibacter profundi genome includes a region encoding these proteins:
- the hemH gene encoding ferrochelatase, which produces MKGVLLVNLGSPNSTSVKDVKKYLGEFLMDKRVIDLPYISRFLLVKGIILNTRPKKSAEAYKKIWWKEGSPLIVLSERLLKKVQQETDLPVELAMRYGNPSIKNGIEKLANQGITEILLIPLYPQFAMATTETIVVLANKIVEKHFSHIKLTHLPAFYNNESYIKVLSNSIKKELDILQPEHLLFSYHGVPERHIKKSDITKSHCKIDNSCCNTPSEAHKFCYRHQCYETTKLVAKQLNLKENTFSTSFQSRLGRDPWLQPYTDQTIDKFAKNGIKNLAVVTPAFVSDCLETLEEIGIEAKHSFIQNGGKHFATIPCLNDNNQWAKTLSKWINNWNSKN; this is translated from the coding sequence ATGAAAGGAGTTTTACTAGTAAATTTAGGATCACCAAATAGTACATCAGTTAAAGATGTGAAAAAATATTTAGGTGAATTTTTAATGGATAAACGCGTGATTGATTTGCCTTATATTTCACGCTTCCTATTGGTTAAAGGCATCATTTTAAACACACGTCCAAAAAAATCTGCTGAAGCCTATAAAAAAATTTGGTGGAAAGAAGGATCTCCTTTAATAGTACTTTCTGAAAGGTTACTAAAAAAAGTACAGCAAGAAACTGATTTACCTGTTGAATTAGCCATGCGTTACGGAAATCCATCTATAAAAAATGGTATTGAAAAATTAGCAAATCAAGGTATTACGGAGATTTTATTAATTCCTCTATATCCTCAATTTGCTATGGCAACAACTGAAACAATTGTTGTTTTAGCAAATAAAATTGTTGAAAAACATTTTTCTCATATAAAACTAACTCATCTTCCTGCCTTTTACAATAATGAAAGTTACATTAAAGTTTTAAGTAACAGTATAAAAAAGGAACTTGATATTCTACAACCTGAACACTTACTTTTTTCTTACCATGGGGTTCCTGAAAGACATATTAAAAAATCAGATATCACAAAATCTCATTGTAAAATAGACAATAGTTGTTGTAATACTCCTTCTGAAGCTCACAAATTTTGTTACAGACATCAATGTTATGAAACAACAAAACTAGTTGCAAAACAGTTAAATTTAAAAGAAAACACTTTTAGCACTTCATTTCAATCTAGATTAGGACGTGACCCTTGGTTACAACCTTATACAGACCAAACTATTGATAAGTTTGCAAAAAATGGCATTAAAAATTTGGCTGTTGTTACTCCAGCATTTGTTTCTGATTGTTTGGAAACATTAGAAGAAATTGGTATAGAAGCTAAACATTCTTTCATTCAAAATGGTGGGAAACACTTTGCTACAATACCTTGTTTGAATGATAATAACCAGTGGGCGAAAACACTATCTAAATGGATAAATAATTGGAATTCTAAAAATTAA
- a CDS encoding indolepyruvate oxidoreductase subunit beta — protein sequence MKTNILLAGVGGQGILTIAAILDTAALASNLHLKQSEVHGMSQRGGAVQSHVRISDTKIYSDLIPQGKADMIISVEPMELLRYLPFLKKDGYLITDSNPFLNITDYPELEELYTEIKSYPNHILIDAKKIAKDLGNSKATNIVLLGAASSIIPLSEESLKQAIKTLFQRKGDRIVTKNIDAFNKGKEIATETVS from the coding sequence ATGAAAACAAATATATTATTAGCAGGAGTTGGAGGACAAGGAATTTTAACTATTGCTGCAATTTTAGACACAGCTGCATTAGCATCTAACTTACATTTAAAACAATCTGAAGTTCACGGTATGAGTCAACGAGGTGGAGCAGTGCAGTCTCATGTTCGAATTTCAGACACTAAAATTTATTCCGATTTAATTCCACAAGGAAAAGCAGATATGATAATTTCTGTAGAACCTATGGAATTATTGCGCTATTTACCCTTCTTAAAAAAAGATGGATATTTGATAACTGATTCAAATCCTTTTTTAAATATTACTGATTATCCTGAGTTAGAAGAGTTATATACTGAAATAAAATCATACCCTAATCATATTTTAATTGATGCAAAAAAAATAGCCAAAGACTTAGGTAATTCCAAAGCTACAAACATCGTTTTATTAGGTGCTGCTTCATCAATTATTCCATTAAGTGAAGAAAGTTTAAAACAAGCAATTAAAACCCTTTTTCAGCGCAAAGGAGATCGTATTGTAACTAAAAATATAGACGCTTTTAATAAAGGAAAAGAAATAGCAACTGAAACCGTATCTTAG
- a CDS encoding glycosyltransferase family 2 protein, whose product MDLSVIIVNYNVQYFLEQCLLSVQAASTNLDVEIIVVDNNSTDESCKLVSEKFAKVHLIKNKINLGFSKANNQGVEIAEGEFILILNPDTVVAEDTFTQILSFAKTKQNLGILGVKLIDGSGSFLPESKRGIPTPRVAFNKLFGISSKQTGKYYATHLNEDETGVVDILVGAFMLLKRTVFNEVNGFDTAYFMYGEDIDLSYKILKKGYQNYYFSKTQVIHYKGESTRRDTKYLRYFYRAMKIFYSKHFKLNRIYDFAMSFGIEFWFLLKYLKFIQFKEESQLTFNVLYLGRNKLIKSYLGKKYLLINEELMGNFNQIKTIIKQKKIDTIIFDNEVVTNKKIITHFEALKGENVIFKIHPKSTNFLIGSTSVQKRGLVEIIK is encoded by the coding sequence ATGGATTTATCTGTAATTATTGTAAACTATAACGTTCAATATTTTTTGGAGCAATGCTTATTAAGTGTTCAGGCAGCTTCTACAAATTTAGATGTTGAAATTATAGTAGTTGATAATAATTCAACAGATGAAAGCTGTAAATTAGTATCTGAAAAATTTGCAAAAGTTCACCTTATTAAAAATAAAATAAATTTAGGATTTTCTAAGGCAAACAACCAAGGCGTTGAAATAGCAGAGGGCGAATTTATTTTAATTTTGAATCCTGATACTGTGGTAGCAGAAGATACTTTTACACAAATTTTAAGCTTTGCAAAAACAAAACAAAACTTAGGAATTTTAGGTGTTAAATTAATTGATGGATCAGGGAGTTTTTTGCCAGAAAGTAAACGAGGCATACCAACTCCAAGAGTTGCGTTTAACAAACTTTTTGGCATTTCGAGTAAACAAACAGGGAAATACTATGCAACACATTTAAATGAAGATGAAACTGGAGTTGTTGATATTTTGGTTGGTGCATTTATGCTGTTAAAGCGTACAGTTTTTAATGAGGTGAATGGTTTTGATACCGCTTATTTTATGTATGGCGAAGACATAGATTTGAGTTATAAAATTTTAAAAAAAGGATATCAAAACTATTACTTTTCTAAAACGCAAGTAATTCATTATAAAGGCGAGAGCACTAGAAGAGATACAAAATATTTAAGATATTTTTATAGAGCTATGAAAATATTTTACAGTAAACATTTTAAATTGAATCGTATTTATGATTTTGCAATGAGTTTTGGAATTGAATTTTGGTTTTTGCTAAAATATTTGAAATTTATACAATTTAAAGAGGAATCACAGCTAACGTTTAACGTGCTTTATCTTGGAAGAAACAAATTGATAAAAAGTTATTTGGGTAAAAAGTATTTACTAATTAATGAAGAGTTAATGGGTAATTTCAATCAAATAAAAACAATAATTAAACAAAAAAAAATAGATACTATTATTTTTGATAATGAAGTTGTTACTAATAAAAAAATAATTACACATTTTGAAGCTTTAAAAGGTGAAAATGTAATTTTTAAAATACATCCTAAAAGCACTAATTTTTTGATTGGAAGTACAAGTGTTCAAAAAAGAGGGCTTGTAGAAATAATTAAATAA
- a CDS encoding acetate--CoA ligase family protein — protein sequence MLHKNLINPKSIVVIGASNNIQTPGGSVLKNLIEHNFKGKLIAVNPKETEVQGIKCYQEVSQIPKVDLAIIAISAKFTLETTKILTHTKNTKGFIIFSAGYSEKDAEGKKLEQEIVNEINNAGGTLLGPNNIGFINQNYVGVFTRPIPKLNSKGVDFISGSGATAVFIIEAAMSTGLTFSSVYSVGNSAQIGVEEVLEHLDNTFDDIKSSKVKLLYIESIENPKKLLKHASSLIQKGCKIAAIKAGSSSAGSRAASSHTGALANSDNAVDALFKKAGIVRCYGRNELITVASIFMLPALKGKNIAIITHAGGPAVMLTDTLSKNGLNVPEISGKDSDELLSKLYLGSSVSNPIDFLATGNAEQLETIIDYCENKFSGIDAMVVIFGSPGLFEVYDVYDILHKKMRTCNKPIFPVLPSVVNVKKEIDYFISKGNVMFPDEVLFGNALAKTLNPTNTAIKDVNSFTVNLKTIRRIIENSTNGFLPPQQIKELLIAAKIPVVNEVICNSKEECILASKKLGLPVVMKIVGSIHKSDVGGIILNINSIDKLLDSYSKIMKIGSAKAVLIQPMKKGIELFIGVKKEGSFGHLILCGLGGIFIEVIKDISSSLAPVSINEATEMIKNLKSYKIIKGVRNQEGVNPILFAEIITKVSYLVSVAPEIVELDLNPLLGNSKEILAVDARIRIEK from the coding sequence ATGTTACACAAAAACCTAATTAATCCAAAAAGCATTGTTGTTATTGGAGCATCAAATAATATTCAAACTCCTGGTGGAAGTGTTCTTAAAAATTTAATTGAACATAATTTTAAAGGAAAGTTGATAGCTGTTAATCCTAAAGAAACTGAGGTTCAAGGCATAAAGTGTTACCAAGAAGTTTCTCAAATTCCTAAAGTTGATTTAGCTATAATTGCTATTTCTGCAAAATTTACGTTAGAAACAACTAAAATACTAACACACACAAAAAACACGAAAGGATTTATTATTTTTTCAGCAGGTTATAGTGAAAAAGATGCGGAGGGAAAAAAATTAGAACAAGAAATAGTCAACGAAATAAATAATGCTGGAGGTACACTTTTGGGACCAAATAATATTGGTTTCATAAATCAAAATTATGTTGGAGTTTTTACAAGGCCAATACCAAAACTAAATTCAAAAGGAGTAGATTTTATTTCTGGATCTGGAGCAACTGCCGTTTTTATTATTGAAGCTGCTATGTCAACTGGTCTTACTTTTTCTAGTGTTTACTCTGTTGGTAATTCCGCTCAAATTGGTGTTGAGGAAGTGCTAGAACATTTAGATAATACTTTTGATGATATAAAAAGTTCTAAAGTAAAATTACTCTATATTGAAAGTATTGAAAACCCTAAAAAATTATTAAAACACGCATCATCTTTAATTCAAAAAGGTTGTAAAATTGCCGCTATAAAAGCAGGGAGTTCATCAGCAGGAAGTAGAGCCGCAAGTTCACATACAGGCGCTTTAGCTAATTCTGATAATGCTGTTGATGCCTTGTTTAAAAAAGCGGGTATTGTGCGTTGTTATGGTAGAAATGAATTAATTACAGTTGCCTCCATTTTTATGCTTCCTGCATTAAAAGGTAAAAACATAGCCATAATTACACATGCTGGTGGGCCTGCTGTAATGCTCACTGATACGTTGTCGAAAAACGGACTAAATGTACCCGAAATTAGTGGTAAAGATAGCGATGAGCTACTCTCTAAATTATATTTAGGCTCATCGGTATCAAATCCTATAGATTTTTTAGCAACAGGAAATGCAGAACAATTAGAAACCATTATTGATTATTGCGAAAATAAATTTTCAGGAATTGACGCAATGGTGGTTATTTTTGGTAGTCCGGGTTTATTTGAAGTATACGATGTTTATGATATACTTCATAAAAAAATGAGGACTTGTAATAAACCTATTTTTCCAGTTTTACCATCAGTTGTGAATGTAAAAAAAGAAATTGATTATTTCATTTCGAAAGGAAATGTAATGTTTCCTGATGAGGTTTTATTTGGAAATGCTTTAGCTAAAACATTGAACCCTACAAATACTGCTATTAAAGATGTAAACTCATTTACAGTTAATTTAAAAACAATTAGAAGGATTATTGAAAATTCAACCAATGGTTTTTTACCGCCTCAACAAATTAAAGAGTTATTAATTGCAGCTAAAATTCCAGTAGTAAATGAAGTTATTTGTAATTCAAAAGAAGAATGCATTTTAGCAAGTAAAAAACTTGGATTACCCGTAGTTATGAAAATTGTTGGCTCTATTCACAAAAGTGATGTTGGTGGTATTATTTTAAATATAAATTCTATTGATAAACTCTTAGATTCCTATTCTAAAATTATGAAAATTGGAAGTGCCAAAGCTGTGTTAATTCAACCTATGAAAAAAGGGATTGAATTATTTATTGGAGTTAAAAAAGAAGGCAGTTTTGGACATTTAATTCTATGTGGTTTAGGTGGAATTTTTATTGAGGTTATCAAAGATATAAGTTCATCATTGGCACCTGTTTCTATAAATGAAGCTACCGAAATGATTAAAAACTTAAAATCATATAAAATTATTAAAGGAGTTAGAAACCAAGAAGGTGTTAATCCAATTTTATTTGCCGAAATAATTACAAAGGTCTCATACCTAGTGAGTGTTGCACCAGAAATTGTTGAATTAGATTTAAATCCGTTACTAGGAAATTCGAAAGAAATTTTAGCAGTAGACGCAAGAATTAGAATTGAAAAATAG
- a CDS encoding thiamine pyrophosphate-dependent enzyme: MKKLLLGNEALAQGAIDAGLSGVYAYPGTPSTEITEYIQRSKLAKELTIHSQWSVNEKTAMESALGMSYAGKRAMAVMKHVGLNVAADVFMNMSVSGINGGLVVVVADDPSMHSSQNEQDSRFYGKFAMVPMLEPSNQQEAYDITKYAFDLSEKYSLPVLLRMVTRLSHSRAGVNVGNSIKQNNIHLPKNATQFSLIPMYARNRYNYLVNIQSDILENSENSYFNEFIKGPNTSLGIIASGIAYNYLMENFESGKCPYPILKISQYPIPKKPIKKLFNTCKKILVLEDGYPFIEEAISDFLGENRNVIGRLSGAIPRVGELNPDNIANALGFDIVIDENLPKVVSGRPPELCVGCGHRDLFDAINKLKTETESQQVFGDIGCYALGALPPYNSIDALIEMGASITMAKGAADAGIHPSIAIIGDSTFTHSGMTGLLNAVIEKTPITVIISDNSAIAMTGAQDSSASGRLIDICRGLGVEENHLKVITPLHKNLDQNIDLIREELNYNGVSVIISQRPCVQLPKEKKDKLKKIKNVSLN, from the coding sequence ATGAAAAAACTTCTATTAGGCAATGAAGCTTTAGCACAAGGAGCCATTGATGCTGGGTTATCAGGTGTTTATGCGTATCCAGGAACTCCATCAACAGAAATTACAGAATACATTCAACGTTCAAAATTAGCTAAAGAACTCACTATTCATTCACAATGGTCTGTTAATGAAAAAACAGCAATGGAATCAGCTCTTGGCATGTCATACGCAGGTAAAAGAGCTATGGCTGTTATGAAACATGTTGGATTAAATGTTGCTGCTGATGTGTTTATGAATATGTCTGTTTCCGGCATTAATGGTGGCTTAGTTGTAGTAGTTGCCGATGATCCTTCTATGCATTCATCACAAAATGAACAGGATTCTCGTTTTTATGGAAAATTTGCTATGGTGCCTATGTTAGAACCTTCTAACCAACAAGAAGCTTATGATATTACAAAATATGCTTTTGATTTATCTGAAAAATATAGTTTACCTGTTTTATTGAGAATGGTAACCAGATTATCACATTCAAGAGCTGGAGTTAACGTAGGAAATAGCATAAAACAAAATAACATTCACCTACCAAAAAATGCAACTCAATTTTCATTAATCCCAATGTACGCTAGAAATAGGTACAACTATTTAGTTAATATTCAATCTGATATCCTCGAAAACTCCGAAAATAGCTATTTCAATGAATTTATTAAAGGTCCTAATACTTCTTTAGGAATTATAGCTTCTGGAATAGCTTATAACTATTTAATGGAAAATTTTGAAAGTGGTAAATGCCCTTACCCTATTCTAAAAATTTCACAATATCCAATTCCTAAAAAACCAATCAAAAAATTATTCAATACTTGTAAAAAAATATTGGTGTTAGAAGATGGTTATCCTTTTATTGAAGAAGCTATCTCCGATTTTTTAGGTGAAAATAGAAATGTTATTGGACGCTTAAGTGGAGCTATTCCTCGTGTTGGAGAGCTAAACCCAGACAATATTGCAAATGCACTGGGATTTGATATTGTAATTGACGAAAATCTTCCAAAAGTAGTATCAGGAAGACCTCCTGAATTATGTGTAGGTTGTGGCCATCGCGATTTATTTGATGCCATCAATAAATTAAAAACAGAAACAGAAAGTCAGCAAGTTTTTGGTGATATTGGCTGCTATGCCTTAGGTGCACTACCTCCTTATAACAGCATAGATGCACTTATAGAAATGGGAGCTTCTATTACAATGGCAAAAGGCGCTGCGGATGCCGGTATACATCCTTCAATTGCAATTATTGGAGATTCAACATTCACTCATTCTGGAATGACTGGCTTGTTAAACGCTGTTATTGAAAAAACACCTATAACGGTTATAATTTCAGACAATTCTGCCATTGCAATGACAGGTGCACAAGATTCCTCAGCTTCTGGAAGGCTGATTGATATTTGCAGAGGATTAGGTGTTGAAGAAAATCACTTGAAAGTAATAACTCCCCTTCATAAAAATTTAGATCAAAATATAGATTTAATTCGTGAAGAACTTAATTACAACGGTGTTTCAGTAATTATTTCTCAACGCCCATGTGTTCAATTACCAAAAGAAAAGAAAGACAAATTAAAAAAAATAAAAAACGTTTCATTAAATTAA
- a CDS encoding CopD family protein produces MTYLYIKSLHIIFITTWFAGLFYIIRLFIYYKEAEEKPEIEKNILLKQYKLMIKRLWYIITWPSAILATGFAIWLLILQPAWLQTNWMLIKLGFVALLFAYHWTCQIMYNQIEKGYLKYSSFALRIWNEVATIILFACVFLVILKNSLGWIFGVIGIVSVSILLMLGIKLYKNIRNKNNWDNN; encoded by the coding sequence ATGACATATTTATACATAAAATCACTTCACATCATTTTTATTACAACTTGGTTTGCCGGTTTATTCTATATTATTAGATTATTTATTTATTATAAAGAAGCTGAAGAAAAACCTGAAATAGAAAAAAATATATTATTAAAGCAATATAAGTTAATGATAAAAAGGCTTTGGTATATTATAACATGGCCTTCTGCTATTTTGGCTACAGGCTTTGCCATTTGGTTATTAATTTTACAACCTGCATGGTTACAAACTAACTGGATGCTCATTAAATTAGGGTTTGTTGCTTTACTTTTTGCCTACCACTGGACTTGTCAAATTATGTACAATCAAATTGAAAAAGGATATTTAAAATACTCTTCATTTGCCTTAAGAATTTGGAATGAAGTTGCTACAATTATTTTATTTGCTTGTGTTTTTTTAGTGATACTCAAAAATTCATTAGGTTGGATTTTTGGAGTTATTGGTATTGTTAGTGTTTCTATATTATTAATGCTAGGAATTAAATTATACAAAAATATTAGAAATAAAAATAATTGGGACAACAATTAA
- a CDS encoding helix-turn-helix transcriptional regulator has product METSLNNYKNIDKSTHCIFNEEETFKVLKFNNLSLSNDLFTIQLKNNYIQLFFCNNKTCRIAFNLEHCAINLDSGNSSMVYFKDNEMNVFFNLPPDSELIVILISIEYFHSLFSIEGNFLFNFSSFKTGNPIIEPKKISSVIKLILSQLTLKQSPELLKLIYIKGKVFELLSYYFSSTSESENESCPYIANEETASKIKHAKQLIIKKMNNPPSLPQLAKEVGLNIKKLKTEFKEFYGVPVFTFLLNYKMELAKKLLLERQLNVNEIALYLGYSTSSHFIAAFKRKFEITPKQFAKS; this is encoded by the coding sequence ATGGAGACAAGTTTAAACAATTACAAAAACATCGACAAAAGTACACACTGTATTTTCAATGAAGAAGAAACCTTTAAGGTGTTAAAATTCAATAACTTATCTTTATCTAACGATTTGTTTACGATACAATTAAAGAATAATTACATTCAATTATTTTTCTGCAACAACAAAACATGTAGAATAGCTTTTAACTTAGAACACTGCGCTATAAATTTAGACTCAGGTAATTCAAGTATGGTATACTTTAAAGACAATGAAATGAATGTTTTTTTTAATTTACCTCCTGACTCTGAATTAATTGTAATTTTAATTTCTATCGAATATTTCCATTCTTTATTTTCAATTGAAGGAAATTTTCTTTTTAACTTTAGTAGCTTTAAAACTGGAAATCCAATTATAGAACCAAAAAAAATAAGTTCTGTTATTAAATTAATTTTAAGTCAGCTAACCCTTAAACAATCACCTGAATTACTTAAATTAATTTATATAAAAGGAAAAGTATTTGAACTGTTAAGTTATTATTTCTCCTCAACTTCTGAAAGTGAAAACGAATCTTGTCCGTATATTGCCAATGAAGAAACTGCCAGTAAAATTAAACACGCTAAACAACTTATTATTAAGAAAATGAATAACCCTCCTTCTCTACCTCAATTAGCAAAGGAAGTTGGTTTAAATATTAAAAAGTTAAAAACTGAATTTAAGGAGTTTTATGGAGTTCCTGTATTTACTTTTTTACTTAATTACAAAATGGAATTAGCAAAAAAATTATTACTAGAAAGACAATTGAACGTTAATGAAATAGCTTTATATTTGGGCTATAGTACATCAAGTCATTTTATTGCTGCTTTTAAAAGAAAATTTGAAATCACACCTAAACAATTTGCAAAATCATAA
- a CDS encoding MFS transporter — protein sequence MKYISRTVWVLSLVSLFTDTASEMLYPVMPIYLKSIGFSIVLIGILEGLAEAVAGLSKGYFGKLSDQSARRVPFVQIGYTFSAISKPMMAIFVYPLWIFFARTLDRFGKGIRTGARDAILSDEATLKTKGKIFGFHRSMDTLGAVFGPLFALLYLYFYPNNYKTLFYIAFIPGILAVISTSFLKEKKTKLHKIKKAVSFFSFLNYWKESPVVYRKVVIGLLFFTLFNSSDVFLLLKAKQAGLSDTQVIGVYIFYNLIYALSAFPAGIIADKIGLKKMFIIGLVFFAVVYLGMGFSTNLYIIMGLFLLYGIYASATEGISKAWISNITSKKDTATAIGTYAGFQSIFTMLASSFAGLIWYKFGANTSFFVTSFATSIVIIYFIFLREIKSKGSILN from the coding sequence ATGAAATATATTTCGCGTACTGTTTGGGTTTTATCGCTTGTTAGTTTGTTTACTGATACGGCAAGTGAAATGTTGTATCCAGTAATGCCAATTTATTTAAAATCTATTGGTTTTTCAATTGTACTTATAGGAATTCTTGAAGGTTTGGCTGAAGCAGTTGCTGGGTTAAGTAAAGGTTATTTTGGTAAGCTGTCAGATCAATCGGCTAGGAGAGTCCCTTTTGTTCAAATTGGTTACACTTTTAGCGCAATTTCAAAACCTATGATGGCTATTTTTGTGTATCCACTTTGGATTTTCTTTGCAAGAACTTTAGATCGTTTTGGTAAAGGTATAAGAACCGGAGCCAGAGATGCAATTCTTTCAGATGAAGCTACGCTAAAAACCAAAGGGAAAATATTTGGGTTTCATAGATCTATGGATACTTTAGGAGCAGTTTTTGGACCGTTGTTTGCATTACTTTATTTATATTTCTATCCAAATAATTATAAAACACTATTTTACATAGCGTTTATTCCTGGTATTTTAGCTGTGATTTCAACCTCTTTTCTCAAAGAAAAGAAAACGAAACTTCATAAAATAAAAAAAGCAGTATCTTTTTTTTCATTTCTAAACTATTGGAAGGAAAGTCCGGTAGTTTACAGAAAAGTTGTGATAGGGCTTTTATTTTTTACACTATTTAACAGTTCAGATGTGTTTTTGTTGTTAAAAGCAAAGCAAGCTGGTTTAAGTGATACGCAGGTTATAGGTGTTTATATCTTTTATAATTTAATTTATGCATTAAGTGCATTTCCGGCAGGAATTATAGCTGACAAAATTGGTTTAAAAAAGATGTTTATAATAGGTCTTGTATTTTTTGCAGTTGTTTATTTAGGAATGGGATTTAGTACAAATCTATACATTATTATGGGATTGTTTTTGCTATATGGCATCTACGCGTCTGCAACAGAAGGTATTTCAAAAGCTTGGATTAGTAATATTACTTCAAAAAAAGATACTGCTACTGCAATTGGTACTTATGCTGGATTTCAAAGTATTTTTACAATGTTAGCTAGTTCTTTTGCCGGACTTATTTGGTATAAATTTGGAGCAAATACATCTTTTTTTGTAACCAGTTTTGCAACAAGTATAGTTATAATTTATTTTATTTTTTTAAGAGAAATTAAAAGTAAAGGCTCAATATTAAATTAA